In Rattus rattus isolate New Zealand chromosome 3, Rrattus_CSIRO_v1, whole genome shotgun sequence, one genomic interval encodes:
- the Celf3 gene encoding CUGBP Elav-like family member 3 isoform X10, with product MKEPDAIKLFVGQIPRHLEEKDLKPIFEQFGRIFELTVIKDKYTGLHKGCAFLTYCARDSALKAQSALHEQKTLPGMNRPIQVKPADSESRGEDRKLFVGMLGKQQTDEDVRKMFEPFGTIDECTVLRGPDGTSKGCAFVKFQTHAEAQAAINTLHSSRTLPGASSSLVVKFADTEKERGLRRMQQVATQLGMFSPIALQFGAYSAYTQALMQQQAALVAAHSAYLSPMATMAAVQMQHMAAINANGLIATPITPSSAQSPAAPVDPLQQAYAGMQHYTAYPAAYSLVAPAFPQPPALVAQQPPPPPQQQQQQQQQQQQQQQQQQQQQQQREGPDGCNIFIYHLPQEFTDSEILQMFVPFGHVISAKVFVDRATNQSKCFGFVSFDNPASAQAAIQAMNGFQIGMKRLKVQLKRPKDANRPY from the exons ATGAAGGAGCCGGATGCCATCAAGCTGTTTGTGGGGCAGATCCCGAGGCATCTGGAGGAAAAGGACCTGAAGCCCATCTTCGAGCAGTTTGGTCGGATCTTCGAGCTGACTGTCATCAAGGACAAGTACACCGGGCTGCACAAGG GATGTGCTTTCCTGACGTACTGTGCTCGCGATTCAGCCCTGAAGGCCCAGAGTGCCCTGCACGAACAGAAGACTCTCCCAGGG ATGAACAGGCCGATCCAGGTCAAGCCAGCCGACAGCGAGAGTCGAGGAG AAGACCGGAAGCTCTTTGTGGGGATGCTAGGAAAGCAGCAGACAGATGAGGATGTCCGGAAGATGTTTGAACCATTTGGGACTATAGACGAGTGCACTGTGCTCCGGGGGCCAGACGGTACCAGCAAAG GCTGTGCCTTTGTGAAGTTCCAGACTCATGCTGAGGCCCAGGCAGCCATTAACACTCTTCACAGCAGCCGGACTCTACCG GGTGCCTCATCCAGCCTGGTGGTAAAGTTTGCTGACACAGAGAAGGAGCGAGGTCTCCGCCGGATGCAGCAGGTGGCTACCCAGCTGGGCATGTTCAGCCCTATCGCCCTCCAGTTTGGAGCCTACAGCGCCTACACCCAGGCC CTGATGCAGCAGCAGGCGGCCCTGGTAGCAGCTCACAGTGCCTACCTCAGCCCTATGGCCACCATGGCTGCCGTGCAGATGCAGCACATGGCTGCCATCAATGCCAATGGCCTCATCGCCACCCCCATCACTCCATCCTCAG CCCAGAGCCCTGCAGCCCCTGTGGACCCTCTCCAGCAGGCCTACGCAGGAATGCAGCACTACACAG CCTACCCTGCAGCCTACAGCCTGGTTGCACCTGCGTTCCCGCAGCCTCCAGCCCTGGTTGCCCAgcagcccccaccaccacctcagcagcaacagcagcagcagcagcagcaacagcagcagcagcagcagcaacagcagcagcagcagcagcgggaaG GCCCTGATGGCTGTAACATCTTCATCTACCACCTGCCCCAGGAGTTCACAGACTCCGAGATCCTCCAGATGTTTGTCCCTTTTGGTCATGTCATCTCAGCCAAAGTCTTTGTTGACCGGGCCACCAATCAGAGCAAATGTTTTG GCTTTGTGAGTTTCGACAATCCGGCCAGCGCCCAGGCTGCGATCCAGGCTATGAACGGTTTCCAGATTGGCATGAAGCGCCTCAAAGTCCAGCTAAAGCGGCCTAAGGATGCAAACAGACCCTACTAA
- the Celf3 gene encoding CUGBP Elav-like family member 3 isoform X9: MKEPDAIKLFVGQIPRHLEEKDLKPIFEQFGRIFELTVIKDKYTGLHKGCAFLTYCARDSALKAQSALHEQKTLPGMNRPIQVKPADSESRGEDRKLFVGMLGKQQTDEDVRKMFEPFGTIDECTVLRGPDGTSKGCAFVKFQTHAEAQAAINTLHSSRTLPGASSSLVVKFADTEKERGLRRMQQVATQLGMFSPIALQFGAYSAYTQALMQQQAALVAAHSAYLSPMATMAAVQMQHMAAINANGLIATPITPSSAQSPAAPVDPLQQAYAGMQHYTAAYPAAYSLVAPAFPQPPALVAQQPPPPPQQQQQQQQQQQQQQQQQQQQQQQREGPDGCNIFIYHLPQEFTDSEILQMFVPFGHVISAKVFVDRATNQSKCFGFVSFDNPASAQAAIQAMNGFQIGMKRLKVQLKRPKDANRPY; this comes from the exons ATGAAGGAGCCGGATGCCATCAAGCTGTTTGTGGGGCAGATCCCGAGGCATCTGGAGGAAAAGGACCTGAAGCCCATCTTCGAGCAGTTTGGTCGGATCTTCGAGCTGACTGTCATCAAGGACAAGTACACCGGGCTGCACAAGG GATGTGCTTTCCTGACGTACTGTGCTCGCGATTCAGCCCTGAAGGCCCAGAGTGCCCTGCACGAACAGAAGACTCTCCCAGGG ATGAACAGGCCGATCCAGGTCAAGCCAGCCGACAGCGAGAGTCGAGGAG AAGACCGGAAGCTCTTTGTGGGGATGCTAGGAAAGCAGCAGACAGATGAGGATGTCCGGAAGATGTTTGAACCATTTGGGACTATAGACGAGTGCACTGTGCTCCGGGGGCCAGACGGTACCAGCAAAG GCTGTGCCTTTGTGAAGTTCCAGACTCATGCTGAGGCCCAGGCAGCCATTAACACTCTTCACAGCAGCCGGACTCTACCG GGTGCCTCATCCAGCCTGGTGGTAAAGTTTGCTGACACAGAGAAGGAGCGAGGTCTCCGCCGGATGCAGCAGGTGGCTACCCAGCTGGGCATGTTCAGCCCTATCGCCCTCCAGTTTGGAGCCTACAGCGCCTACACCCAGGCC CTGATGCAGCAGCAGGCGGCCCTGGTAGCAGCTCACAGTGCCTACCTCAGCCCTATGGCCACCATGGCTGCCGTGCAGATGCAGCACATGGCTGCCATCAATGCCAATGGCCTCATCGCCACCCCCATCACTCCATCCTCAG CCCAGAGCCCTGCAGCCCCTGTGGACCCTCTCCAGCAGGCCTACGCAGGAATGCAGCACTACACAG CAGCCTACCCTGCAGCCTACAGCCTGGTTGCACCTGCGTTCCCGCAGCCTCCAGCCCTGGTTGCCCAgcagcccccaccaccacctcagcagcaacagcagcagcagcagcagcaacagcagcagcagcagcagcaacagcagcagcagcagcagcgggaaG GCCCTGATGGCTGTAACATCTTCATCTACCACCTGCCCCAGGAGTTCACAGACTCCGAGATCCTCCAGATGTTTGTCCCTTTTGGTCATGTCATCTCAGCCAAAGTCTTTGTTGACCGGGCCACCAATCAGAGCAAATGTTTTG GCTTTGTGAGTTTCGACAATCCGGCCAGCGCCCAGGCTGCGATCCAGGCTATGAACGGTTTCCAGATTGGCATGAAGCGCCTCAAAGTCCAGCTAAAGCGGCCTAAGGATGCAAACAGACCCTACTAA
- the Celf3 gene encoding CUGBP Elav-like family member 3 isoform X7 — MKEPDAIKLFVGQIPRHLEEKDLKPIFEQFGRIFELTVIKDKYTGLHKGCAFLTYCARDSALKAQSALHEQKTLPGMNRPIQVKPADSESRGEDRKLFVGMLGKQQTDEDVRKMFEPFGTIDECTVLRGPDGTSKGCAFVKFQTHAEAQAAINTLHSSRTLPGASSSLVVKFADTEKERGLRRMQQVATQLGMFSPIALQFGAYSAYTQALMQQQAALVAAHSAYLSPMATMAAVQMQHMAAINANGLIATPITPSSDEALSAERSAGEAPIMPQTHSWLVMLSAAQSPAAPVDPLQQAYAGMQHYTAAYPAAYSLVAPAFPQPPALVAQQPPPPPQQQQQQQQQQQQQQQQQQQQQQQREGPDGCNIFIYHLPQEFTDSEILQMFVPFGHVISAKVFVDRATNQSKCFGFVSFDNPASAQAAIQAMNGFQIGMKRLKVQLKRPKDANRPY, encoded by the exons ATGAAGGAGCCGGATGCCATCAAGCTGTTTGTGGGGCAGATCCCGAGGCATCTGGAGGAAAAGGACCTGAAGCCCATCTTCGAGCAGTTTGGTCGGATCTTCGAGCTGACTGTCATCAAGGACAAGTACACCGGGCTGCACAAGG GATGTGCTTTCCTGACGTACTGTGCTCGCGATTCAGCCCTGAAGGCCCAGAGTGCCCTGCACGAACAGAAGACTCTCCCAGGG ATGAACAGGCCGATCCAGGTCAAGCCAGCCGACAGCGAGAGTCGAGGAG AAGACCGGAAGCTCTTTGTGGGGATGCTAGGAAAGCAGCAGACAGATGAGGATGTCCGGAAGATGTTTGAACCATTTGGGACTATAGACGAGTGCACTGTGCTCCGGGGGCCAGACGGTACCAGCAAAG GCTGTGCCTTTGTGAAGTTCCAGACTCATGCTGAGGCCCAGGCAGCCATTAACACTCTTCACAGCAGCCGGACTCTACCG GGTGCCTCATCCAGCCTGGTGGTAAAGTTTGCTGACACAGAGAAGGAGCGAGGTCTCCGCCGGATGCAGCAGGTGGCTACCCAGCTGGGCATGTTCAGCCCTATCGCCCTCCAGTTTGGAGCCTACAGCGCCTACACCCAGGCC CTGATGCAGCAGCAGGCGGCCCTGGTAGCAGCTCACAGTGCCTACCTCAGCCCTATGGCCACCATGGCTGCCGTGCAGATGCAGCACATGGCTGCCATCAATGCCAATGGCCTCATCGCCACCCCCATCACTCCATCCTCAG acgaGGCTCTGTCTGCTGAGAGAAGTGCTGGTGAGGCTCCCATTATGCCCCAGACCCACTCATGGCTTGTGATGCTCTCTGCAGCCCAGAGCCCTGCAGCCCCTGTGGACCCTCTCCAGCAGGCCTACGCAGGAATGCAGCACTACACAG CAGCCTACCCTGCAGCCTACAGCCTGGTTGCACCTGCGTTCCCGCAGCCTCCAGCCCTGGTTGCCCAgcagcccccaccaccacctcagcagcaacagcagcagcagcagcagcaacagcagcagcagcagcagcaacagcagcagcagcagcagcgggaaG GCCCTGATGGCTGTAACATCTTCATCTACCACCTGCCCCAGGAGTTCACAGACTCCGAGATCCTCCAGATGTTTGTCCCTTTTGGTCATGTCATCTCAGCCAAAGTCTTTGTTGACCGGGCCACCAATCAGAGCAAATGTTTTG GCTTTGTGAGTTTCGACAATCCGGCCAGCGCCCAGGCTGCGATCCAGGCTATGAACGGTTTCCAGATTGGCATGAAGCGCCTCAAAGTCCAGCTAAAGCGGCCTAAGGATGCAAACAGACCCTACTAA
- the Celf3 gene encoding CUGBP Elav-like family member 3 isoform X6 encodes MKEPDAIKLFVGQIPRHLEEKDLKPIFEQFGRIFELTVIKDKYTGLHKGCAFLTYCARDSALKAQSALHEQKTLPGMNRPIQVKPADSESRGDRKLFVGMLGKQQTDEDVRKMFEPFGTIDECTVLRGPDGTSKGCAFVKFQTHAEAQAAINTLHSSRTLPGASSSLVVKFADTEKERGLRRMQQVATQLGMFSPIALQFGAYSAYTQALMQQQAALVAAHSAYLSPMATMAAVQMQHMAAINANGLIATPITPSSGTSTPPAIAATPVSAIPAALGVNGYSPVPTQPTGQPAPDALYPNGVHPYPAQSPAAPVDPLQQAYAGMQHYTAAYPAAYSLVAPAFPQPPALVAQQPPPPPQQQQQQQQQQQQQQQQQQQQQQQREGPDGCNIFIYHLPQEFTDSEILQMFVPFGHVISAKVFVDRATNQSKCFGFVSFDNPASAQAAIQAMNGFQIGMKRLKVQLKRPKDANRPY; translated from the exons ATGAAGGAGCCGGATGCCATCAAGCTGTTTGTGGGGCAGATCCCGAGGCATCTGGAGGAAAAGGACCTGAAGCCCATCTTCGAGCAGTTTGGTCGGATCTTCGAGCTGACTGTCATCAAGGACAAGTACACCGGGCTGCACAAGG GATGTGCTTTCCTGACGTACTGTGCTCGCGATTCAGCCCTGAAGGCCCAGAGTGCCCTGCACGAACAGAAGACTCTCCCAGGG ATGAACAGGCCGATCCAGGTCAAGCCAGCCGACAGCGAGAGTCGAGGAG ACCGGAAGCTCTTTGTGGGGATGCTAGGAAAGCAGCAGACAGATGAGGATGTCCGGAAGATGTTTGAACCATTTGGGACTATAGACGAGTGCACTGTGCTCCGGGGGCCAGACGGTACCAGCAAAG GCTGTGCCTTTGTGAAGTTCCAGACTCATGCTGAGGCCCAGGCAGCCATTAACACTCTTCACAGCAGCCGGACTCTACCG GGTGCCTCATCCAGCCTGGTGGTAAAGTTTGCTGACACAGAGAAGGAGCGAGGTCTCCGCCGGATGCAGCAGGTGGCTACCCAGCTGGGCATGTTCAGCCCTATCGCCCTCCAGTTTGGAGCCTACAGCGCCTACACCCAGGCC CTGATGCAGCAGCAGGCGGCCCTGGTAGCAGCTCACAGTGCCTACCTCAGCCCTATGGCCACCATGGCTGCCGTGCAGATGCAGCACATGGCTGCCATCAATGCCAATGGCCTCATCGCCACCCCCATCACTCCATCCTCAG GAACCAGCACCCCTCCTGCCATTGCTGCCACGCCGGTCTCTGCCATCCCTGCTGCCTTGGGCGTCAACGGCTACAGCCCAGTGCCCACCCAGCCCACGGGGCAGCCTGCCCCTGATGCTCTCTATCCCAACGGGGTTCACCCTTACCCAG CCCAGAGCCCTGCAGCCCCTGTGGACCCTCTCCAGCAGGCCTACGCAGGAATGCAGCACTACACAG CAGCCTACCCTGCAGCCTACAGCCTGGTTGCACCTGCGTTCCCGCAGCCTCCAGCCCTGGTTGCCCAgcagcccccaccaccacctcagcagcaacagcagcagcagcagcagcaacagcagcagcagcagcagcaacagcagcagcagcagcagcgggaaG GCCCTGATGGCTGTAACATCTTCATCTACCACCTGCCCCAGGAGTTCACAGACTCCGAGATCCTCCAGATGTTTGTCCCTTTTGGTCATGTCATCTCAGCCAAAGTCTTTGTTGACCGGGCCACCAATCAGAGCAAATGTTTTG GCTTTGTGAGTTTCGACAATCCGGCCAGCGCCCAGGCTGCGATCCAGGCTATGAACGGTTTCCAGATTGGCATGAAGCGCCTCAAAGTCCAGCTAAAGCGGCCTAAGGATGCAAACAGACCCTACTAA
- the Celf3 gene encoding CUGBP Elav-like family member 3 isoform X4: MKEPDAIKLFVGQIPRHLEEKDLKPIFEQFGRIFELTVIKDKYTGLHKGCAFLTYCARDSALKAQSALHEQKTLPGMNRPIQVKPADSESRGEDRKLFVGMLGKQQTDEDVRKMFEPFGTIDECTVLRGPDGTSKGCAFVKFQTHAEAQAAINTLHSSRTLPGASSSLVVKFADTEKERGLRRMQQVATQLGMFSPIALQFGAYSAYTQALMQQQAALVAAHSAYLSPMATMAAVQMQHMAAINANGLIATPITPSSGTSTPPAIAATPVSAIPAALGVNGYSPVPTQPTGQPAPDALYPNGVHPYPAQSPAAPVDPLQQAYAGMQHYTAAYPAAYSLVAPAFPQPPALVAQQPPPPPQQQQQQQQQQQQQQQQQQQQQQQREGPDGCNIFIYHLPQEFTDSEILQMFVPFGHVISAKVFVDRATNQSKCFGFVSFDNPASAQAAIQAMNGFQIGMKRLKVQLKRPKDANRPY; the protein is encoded by the exons ATGAAGGAGCCGGATGCCATCAAGCTGTTTGTGGGGCAGATCCCGAGGCATCTGGAGGAAAAGGACCTGAAGCCCATCTTCGAGCAGTTTGGTCGGATCTTCGAGCTGACTGTCATCAAGGACAAGTACACCGGGCTGCACAAGG GATGTGCTTTCCTGACGTACTGTGCTCGCGATTCAGCCCTGAAGGCCCAGAGTGCCCTGCACGAACAGAAGACTCTCCCAGGG ATGAACAGGCCGATCCAGGTCAAGCCAGCCGACAGCGAGAGTCGAGGAG AAGACCGGAAGCTCTTTGTGGGGATGCTAGGAAAGCAGCAGACAGATGAGGATGTCCGGAAGATGTTTGAACCATTTGGGACTATAGACGAGTGCACTGTGCTCCGGGGGCCAGACGGTACCAGCAAAG GCTGTGCCTTTGTGAAGTTCCAGACTCATGCTGAGGCCCAGGCAGCCATTAACACTCTTCACAGCAGCCGGACTCTACCG GGTGCCTCATCCAGCCTGGTGGTAAAGTTTGCTGACACAGAGAAGGAGCGAGGTCTCCGCCGGATGCAGCAGGTGGCTACCCAGCTGGGCATGTTCAGCCCTATCGCCCTCCAGTTTGGAGCCTACAGCGCCTACACCCAGGCC CTGATGCAGCAGCAGGCGGCCCTGGTAGCAGCTCACAGTGCCTACCTCAGCCCTATGGCCACCATGGCTGCCGTGCAGATGCAGCACATGGCTGCCATCAATGCCAATGGCCTCATCGCCACCCCCATCACTCCATCCTCAG GAACCAGCACCCCTCCTGCCATTGCTGCCACGCCGGTCTCTGCCATCCCTGCTGCCTTGGGCGTCAACGGCTACAGCCCAGTGCCCACCCAGCCCACGGGGCAGCCTGCCCCTGATGCTCTCTATCCCAACGGGGTTCACCCTTACCCAG CCCAGAGCCCTGCAGCCCCTGTGGACCCTCTCCAGCAGGCCTACGCAGGAATGCAGCACTACACAG CAGCCTACCCTGCAGCCTACAGCCTGGTTGCACCTGCGTTCCCGCAGCCTCCAGCCCTGGTTGCCCAgcagcccccaccaccacctcagcagcaacagcagcagcagcagcagcaacagcagcagcagcagcagcaacagcagcagcagcagcagcgggaaG GCCCTGATGGCTGTAACATCTTCATCTACCACCTGCCCCAGGAGTTCACAGACTCCGAGATCCTCCAGATGTTTGTCCCTTTTGGTCATGTCATCTCAGCCAAAGTCTTTGTTGACCGGGCCACCAATCAGAGCAAATGTTTTG GCTTTGTGAGTTTCGACAATCCGGCCAGCGCCCAGGCTGCGATCCAGGCTATGAACGGTTTCCAGATTGGCATGAAGCGCCTCAAAGTCCAGCTAAAGCGGCCTAAGGATGCAAACAGACCCTACTAA
- the Celf3 gene encoding CUGBP Elav-like family member 3 isoform X5: MKEPDAIKLFVGQIPRHLEEKDLKPIFEQFGRIFELTVIKDKYTGLHKGCAFLTYCARDSALKAQSALHEQKTLPGMNRPIQVKPADSESRGEDRKLFVGMLGKQQTDEDVRKMFEPFGTIDECTVLRGPDGTSKGCAFVKFQTHAEAQAAINTLHSSRTLPGASSSLVVKFADTEKERGLRRMQQVATQLGMFSPIALQFGAYSAYTQALMQQQAALVAAHSAYLSPMATMAAVQMQHMAAINANGLIATPITPSSGTSTPPAIAATPVSAIPAALGVNGYSPVPTQPTGQPAPDALYPNGVHPYPAQSPAAPVDPLQQAYAGMQHYTAYPAAYSLVAPAFPQPPALVAQQPPPPPQQQQQQQQQQQQQQQQQQQQQQQREGPDGCNIFIYHLPQEFTDSEILQMFVPFGHVISAKVFVDRATNQSKCFGFVSFDNPASAQAAIQAMNGFQIGMKRLKVQLKRPKDANRPY, translated from the exons ATGAAGGAGCCGGATGCCATCAAGCTGTTTGTGGGGCAGATCCCGAGGCATCTGGAGGAAAAGGACCTGAAGCCCATCTTCGAGCAGTTTGGTCGGATCTTCGAGCTGACTGTCATCAAGGACAAGTACACCGGGCTGCACAAGG GATGTGCTTTCCTGACGTACTGTGCTCGCGATTCAGCCCTGAAGGCCCAGAGTGCCCTGCACGAACAGAAGACTCTCCCAGGG ATGAACAGGCCGATCCAGGTCAAGCCAGCCGACAGCGAGAGTCGAGGAG AAGACCGGAAGCTCTTTGTGGGGATGCTAGGAAAGCAGCAGACAGATGAGGATGTCCGGAAGATGTTTGAACCATTTGGGACTATAGACGAGTGCACTGTGCTCCGGGGGCCAGACGGTACCAGCAAAG GCTGTGCCTTTGTGAAGTTCCAGACTCATGCTGAGGCCCAGGCAGCCATTAACACTCTTCACAGCAGCCGGACTCTACCG GGTGCCTCATCCAGCCTGGTGGTAAAGTTTGCTGACACAGAGAAGGAGCGAGGTCTCCGCCGGATGCAGCAGGTGGCTACCCAGCTGGGCATGTTCAGCCCTATCGCCCTCCAGTTTGGAGCCTACAGCGCCTACACCCAGGCC CTGATGCAGCAGCAGGCGGCCCTGGTAGCAGCTCACAGTGCCTACCTCAGCCCTATGGCCACCATGGCTGCCGTGCAGATGCAGCACATGGCTGCCATCAATGCCAATGGCCTCATCGCCACCCCCATCACTCCATCCTCAG GAACCAGCACCCCTCCTGCCATTGCTGCCACGCCGGTCTCTGCCATCCCTGCTGCCTTGGGCGTCAACGGCTACAGCCCAGTGCCCACCCAGCCCACGGGGCAGCCTGCCCCTGATGCTCTCTATCCCAACGGGGTTCACCCTTACCCAG CCCAGAGCCCTGCAGCCCCTGTGGACCCTCTCCAGCAGGCCTACGCAGGAATGCAGCACTACACAG CCTACCCTGCAGCCTACAGCCTGGTTGCACCTGCGTTCCCGCAGCCTCCAGCCCTGGTTGCCCAgcagcccccaccaccacctcagcagcaacagcagcagcagcagcagcaacagcagcagcagcagcagcaacagcagcagcagcagcagcgggaaG GCCCTGATGGCTGTAACATCTTCATCTACCACCTGCCCCAGGAGTTCACAGACTCCGAGATCCTCCAGATGTTTGTCCCTTTTGGTCATGTCATCTCAGCCAAAGTCTTTGTTGACCGGGCCACCAATCAGAGCAAATGTTTTG GCTTTGTGAGTTTCGACAATCCGGCCAGCGCCCAGGCTGCGATCCAGGCTATGAACGGTTTCCAGATTGGCATGAAGCGCCTCAAAGTCCAGCTAAAGCGGCCTAAGGATGCAAACAGACCCTACTAA
- the Celf3 gene encoding CUGBP Elav-like family member 3 isoform X11, which translates to MLGKQQTDEDVRKMFEPFGTIDECTVLRGPDGTSKGCAFVKFQTHAEAQAAINTLHSSRTLPGASSSLVVKFADTEKERGLRRMQQVATQLGMFSPIALQFGAYSAYTQALMQQQAALVAAHSAYLSPMATMAAVQMQHMAAINANGLIATPITPSSGTSTPPAIAATPVSAIPAALGVNGYSPVPTQPTGQPAPDALYPNGVHPYPDEALSAERSAGEAPIMPQTHSWLVMLSAAQSPAAPVDPLQQAYAGMQHYTAAYPAAYSLVAPAFPQPPALVAQQPPPPPQQQQQQQQQQQQQQQQQQQQQQQREGPDGCNIFIYHLPQEFTDSEILQMFVPFGHVISAKVFVDRATNQSKCFGFVSFDNPASAQAAIQAMNGFQIGMKRLKVQLKRPKDANRPY; encoded by the exons ATGCTAGGAAAGCAGCAGACAGATGAGGATGTCCGGAAGATGTTTGAACCATTTGGGACTATAGACGAGTGCACTGTGCTCCGGGGGCCAGACGGTACCAGCAAAG GCTGTGCCTTTGTGAAGTTCCAGACTCATGCTGAGGCCCAGGCAGCCATTAACACTCTTCACAGCAGCCGGACTCTACCG GGTGCCTCATCCAGCCTGGTGGTAAAGTTTGCTGACACAGAGAAGGAGCGAGGTCTCCGCCGGATGCAGCAGGTGGCTACCCAGCTGGGCATGTTCAGCCCTATCGCCCTCCAGTTTGGAGCCTACAGCGCCTACACCCAGGCC CTGATGCAGCAGCAGGCGGCCCTGGTAGCAGCTCACAGTGCCTACCTCAGCCCTATGGCCACCATGGCTGCCGTGCAGATGCAGCACATGGCTGCCATCAATGCCAATGGCCTCATCGCCACCCCCATCACTCCATCCTCAG GAACCAGCACCCCTCCTGCCATTGCTGCCACGCCGGTCTCTGCCATCCCTGCTGCCTTGGGCGTCAACGGCTACAGCCCAGTGCCCACCCAGCCCACGGGGCAGCCTGCCCCTGATGCTCTCTATCCCAACGGGGTTCACCCTTACCCAG acgaGGCTCTGTCTGCTGAGAGAAGTGCTGGTGAGGCTCCCATTATGCCCCAGACCCACTCATGGCTTGTGATGCTCTCTGCAGCCCAGAGCCCTGCAGCCCCTGTGGACCCTCTCCAGCAGGCCTACGCAGGAATGCAGCACTACACAG CAGCCTACCCTGCAGCCTACAGCCTGGTTGCACCTGCGTTCCCGCAGCCTCCAGCCCTGGTTGCCCAgcagcccccaccaccacctcagcagcaacagcagcagcagcagcagcaacagcagcagcagcagcagcaacagcagcagcagcagcagcgggaaG GCCCTGATGGCTGTAACATCTTCATCTACCACCTGCCCCAGGAGTTCACAGACTCCGAGATCCTCCAGATGTTTGTCCCTTTTGGTCATGTCATCTCAGCCAAAGTCTTTGTTGACCGGGCCACCAATCAGAGCAAATGTTTTG GCTTTGTGAGTTTCGACAATCCGGCCAGCGCCCAGGCTGCGATCCAGGCTATGAACGGTTTCCAGATTGGCATGAAGCGCCTCAAAGTCCAGCTAAAGCGGCCTAAGGATGCAAACAGACCCTACTAA